The following proteins are co-located in the uncultured Draconibacterium sp. genome:
- a CDS encoding glycoside hydrolase family 88 protein: MKTKLIVLIGFLILGNPFLMKAQQLPSKKEVMESMVLTNSYFMKKWPDTGKTIFTNIERPSNIWTRAVYYEGLMALYALSPEKEYYDYAVSWGDAHKWNLRRGIETRNADNQCCGQTYLDLYQMDSKPERMENIKASIDLMMETDKTDDWDWIDALQMAMPVFAKLSVITGNQEYSERMYEMYMDSKVKQGFYNPKDKLWWRDKDFMPPYTEPNGEDCYWSRGNGWVVAALVLVMDILPENDPHQKEYLKTYKEMMKALLPIQRADGFWNASLHDPNNYGGKETTGTALFVYGMAWGVNNGILSAKKYMPAITKGWNAMATESVHPNGFLGYVQGTGKEPKDGQPVTYDSKPDFEDYGLGCFLLAGTEVYKMCK, translated from the coding sequence ATGAAAACTAAATTGATTGTACTGATTGGCTTCCTGATTCTTGGAAACCCGTTTTTAATGAAAGCACAACAACTTCCGTCAAAAAAAGAAGTGATGGAATCGATGGTGCTCACCAACTCGTACTTTATGAAAAAATGGCCGGATACCGGTAAAACTATTTTTACCAACATTGAGCGGCCAAGTAATATCTGGACGCGTGCGGTGTATTACGAAGGATTAATGGCACTTTATGCATTAAGTCCTGAAAAAGAGTACTACGATTACGCTGTTTCGTGGGGAGATGCCCATAAATGGAACCTACGCCGTGGCATCGAAACCAGAAATGCAGATAACCAGTGCTGTGGTCAAACCTACCTCGATTTGTATCAAATGGATTCGAAACCGGAGCGCATGGAAAACATTAAGGCCTCTATTGATTTAATGATGGAAACCGACAAAACGGACGATTGGGATTGGATTGACGCCTTGCAGATGGCCATGCCGGTCTTTGCAAAATTATCGGTTATTACCGGCAATCAGGAATACTCCGAGCGTATGTATGAAATGTATATGGACTCGAAAGTAAAACAAGGATTTTACAATCCCAAGGACAAACTTTGGTGGCGCGACAAAGATTTTATGCCTCCATACACTGAACCCAATGGCGAAGATTGTTATTGGAGTCGTGGTAATGGCTGGGTAGTAGCGGCATTGGTTCTTGTAATGGATATTCTTCCTGAAAACGACCCTCATCAAAAAGAGTACCTGAAAACATACAAAGAAATGATGAAAGCTTTGTTGCCTATTCAGCGTGCCGATGGTTTTTGGAACGCCAGTTTACATGATCCGAACAACTATGGAGGCAAAGAAACAACAGGCACCGCTTTGTTTGTATATGGAATGGCCTGGGGTGTAAATAACGGAATACTAAGTGCTAAAAAATACATGCCTGCCATAACTAAAGGCTGGAATGCAATGGCAACAGAATCGGTTCATCCAAATGGTTTTTTAGGTTATGTACAAGGTACAGGGAAAGAACCGAAAGATGGCCAGCCTGTAACTTATGACAGCAAACCTGATTTTGAAGATTATGGTTTGGGCTGCTTTTTGTTAGCCGGAACTGAGGTGTACAAAATGTGTAAATAA
- a CDS encoding glycoside hydrolase family protein, whose product MKRRNFIQKSTIAGGALLISGWKSWASFQNEKYTVNDISDFSKRLKPLGRILELDGYYVWGCSPIVAPDGKVHVFFSRWSSSKGMGGWINSSEIAHAVADQPDGPYYNIETILAPRGEGYFDGTTCHNPHIQYIDGKYFLFYIGNSNRKTNTKRIAVATSESLNGPWERPDQPLLEVGEKGAWDDHCTSNPSFIKHPNGQYWLYYKAWNDEEYMNPVNPKIRGNRKYGLAIAENPEGPYLRYSENPIIDYSSFGNNRQLEDGNVFMENGKFYMLARDMGRFDHEVGIILESDDGIHWSEPKISYFGVSHYIDQAPKPTHLSKYGRFERPQILVQNGKPTHLFVTTQGGKFESSSPFVFKID is encoded by the coding sequence ATGAAAAGACGGAATTTCATACAAAAATCGACGATTGCCGGAGGTGCACTACTTATTTCCGGCTGGAAGAGCTGGGCTTCTTTTCAGAATGAGAAATACACTGTAAACGACATTTCTGATTTTTCGAAACGTTTAAAACCGCTGGGACGAATTCTCGAGTTGGATGGATATTACGTTTGGGGTTGCAGTCCGATTGTTGCACCCGATGGAAAAGTACATGTTTTTTTCTCGCGCTGGAGTTCCTCAAAAGGAATGGGTGGCTGGATCAATTCCTCTGAAATTGCACATGCCGTTGCCGACCAGCCGGATGGTCCGTATTACAATATTGAAACCATTCTTGCTCCCCGGGGCGAAGGCTATTTCGACGGTACCACCTGCCACAATCCGCATATTCAGTACATCGACGGAAAATATTTTCTGTTTTACATTGGCAATTCAAACCGAAAAACAAATACCAAACGAATTGCTGTTGCTACTTCCGAATCATTGAATGGCCCCTGGGAACGACCGGATCAGCCTTTATTGGAAGTGGGAGAAAAAGGAGCCTGGGATGATCATTGTACCTCAAATCCTTCGTTTATAAAACATCCGAACGGACAGTATTGGCTGTACTACAAAGCCTGGAACGACGAAGAATACATGAATCCGGTAAATCCGAAAATAAGGGGAAACCGAAAATACGGTCTGGCAATTGCCGAAAATCCGGAAGGCCCTTACCTGCGTTATTCCGAAAACCCGATAATCGATTACTCGTCCTTTGGAAATAACCGCCAACTGGAAGATGGAAACGTTTTTATGGAGAATGGTAAATTCTACATGCTTGCCCGAGACATGGGGCGTTTCGATCACGAGGTTGGAATTATTCTGGAATCCGACGACGGCATTCACTGGTCGGAACCAAAGATCAGCTATTTTGGCGTTTCGCATTACATCGATCAGGCACCAAAACCAACACACTTGAGTAAGTACGGGCGTTTTGAACGGCCACAAATACTTGTACAAAACGGAAAACCTACTCATTTATTTGTGACAACACAGGGAGGAAAATTTGAATCATCGTCGCCCTTTGTATTTAAAATCGACTAA
- a CDS encoding silent information regulator protein Sir2, producing the protein MKKNLLLLIFLCVVTFVYAQDPRERLYNYPVLKPSHAPKRKVQGWAQNRITENLNRGLVALNLPDGIYLSWRLLESDPENVAFDVYEEKANGKAQKINTSPLLSTTDFFIKEAATNSTYFVKALVNGKELGTSEKVSAGSKSNLPYKSIPLKGEYSPDRVAVGDLNGDGEYDFVIKQPGGRVDPGVWRKSPDTFKLEAYLSDGTFLWQKDLGWNIELGIWYSPFIVYDFNGDGKAEVAVKTAPTDADYRNEEGRVFSGPEYCSVLDGMTGDEIDRVDWPERNDRFGRYNRTNRNQLGMAYLDGKTPSLLVARGTYRLMMVDAYQLNGNKLEKLWRWDGDEENPVIRSQGAHNMHTVDVDNDGRDEIVLGSAVLDDDGTLLFSAGVGHSDKCFVSDIDPNRPGMEIFFANEVWHDSAGVSMVDAATGQQIWNINHYTRHVGDGMVADILPEIPGLECFATEDSKAGLHDKYMLSANGDYLARNMGVPQCRNWIFWDADKLRESIEISGSSKNLSRYEARDFSILKYPADTIQNSIEGSIMMMADLYGDWREELVTVLPGELRIYSTPLPATDRRVCLMQDHLYRSDVVHRSMGYFQSPVTSYYLGE; encoded by the coding sequence ATGAAAAAGAACCTGTTGCTTCTGATCTTTCTCTGTGTTGTAACATTTGTTTACGCACAGGATCCCCGCGAACGATTGTACAATTACCCGGTATTAAAACCAAGTCATGCGCCAAAACGCAAAGTGCAAGGATGGGCGCAAAACCGCATTACAGAAAATTTAAACCGCGGCCTGGTAGCTTTAAATTTGCCTGACGGCATTTATTTATCCTGGCGATTATTGGAAAGTGATCCCGAAAATGTTGCTTTTGATGTTTATGAAGAAAAAGCAAACGGTAAAGCACAAAAAATCAATACCTCCCCCCTGTTGTCAACTACTGATTTTTTTATAAAAGAAGCCGCTACGAATAGCACCTATTTTGTAAAAGCATTGGTAAACGGAAAAGAACTAGGCACTTCTGAAAAAGTGAGCGCGGGAAGCAAAAGTAACTTGCCGTACAAATCCATTCCATTGAAAGGTGAATACAGTCCCGACCGGGTTGCTGTTGGCGATTTAAATGGCGATGGCGAATACGATTTTGTGATTAAACAACCTGGTGGACGTGTGGATCCGGGAGTATGGCGTAAAAGTCCGGATACTTTTAAGCTGGAGGCTTATTTAAGCGACGGAACTTTTTTATGGCAAAAGGATTTGGGCTGGAACATTGAACTGGGAATCTGGTATTCGCCGTTTATTGTCTACGATTTTAATGGCGACGGCAAAGCTGAAGTGGCGGTAAAAACAGCTCCTACTGATGCCGATTACCGCAATGAAGAAGGCCGGGTATTTTCCGGTCCCGAATATTGTTCGGTACTGGATGGAATGACCGGTGATGAAATTGACCGGGTTGACTGGCCGGAGCGAAACGATCGATTTGGCCGTTACAACCGCACTAACCGCAATCAGTTGGGAATGGCCTATCTCGATGGTAAAACTCCATCGCTGCTTGTGGCTCGCGGAACCTATCGTTTAATGATGGTGGACGCTTATCAGTTAAATGGCAATAAACTGGAAAAACTCTGGCGCTGGGATGGTGACGAAGAAAATCCGGTAATTCGCTCGCAGGGTGCACACAACATGCATACTGTTGATGTTGATAACGATGGCCGCGATGAAATTGTACTTGGGTCAGCCGTTTTAGATGACGACGGCACCCTACTCTTTTCGGCTGGTGTTGGTCATTCCGACAAATGTTTTGTAAGCGATATCGACCCAAATCGTCCGGGAATGGAGATCTTTTTTGCCAACGAAGTATGGCACGACAGTGCAGGTGTTTCGATGGTTGATGCAGCTACCGGCCAGCAAATCTGGAATATAAATCATTATACACGACATGTTGGAGACGGTATGGTTGCCGATATATTACCGGAAATACCCGGACTGGAATGTTTTGCCACCGAAGATTCAAAAGCCGGTTTACACGATAAATACATGCTTTCAGCAAATGGCGACTACCTCGCCCGAAATATGGGTGTTCCGCAGTGCAGAAACTGGATTTTCTGGGATGCGGATAAACTGAGAGAATCCATCGAAATTTCTGGAAGCAGTAAAAACCTTTCGCGCTATGAAGCACGCGATTTTTCAATCCTGAAATATCCGGCAGATACCATTCAAAACAGCATTGAAGGTTCGATAATGATGATGGCTGATTTGTATGGCGATTGGCGCGAAGAACTGGTAACTGTTTTGCCCGGTGAACTTCGCATTTACTCCACTCCTCTTCCTGCAACTGACCGCCGGGTGTGTTTAATGCAAGATCACTTGTATCGGTCGGATGTGGTACACCGCTCAATGGGCTATTTTCAATCTCCTGTAACCAGCTATTACCTGGGTGAATAA
- a CDS encoding TonB-dependent receptor: MKLTSFLIFFAVAQVFALNTYAQSARLSLDMKGVTVKDVLFEIEESSEFYFIYSNKLIDVERKLDVNVNNEKIEHVLDQIFEGENVKYTINDRQIILRPEGMQLLKSGDIFRQAQTVTGVVKSETGETLPGVTVLIKGTTVGTITDVDGKYTINVENKTQVLVFSFVGMASQEIVVGDQTEISVVMQSESIGIDEVVAIGYGTIKKSDLTGAVASVQGDNLAKRSTQQLSTAMQGQMAGVQITRSSGAPGASATVRVRGITTLSNNDPLVIVDGVPSSLNDVVTADVETMTVLKDAASAAIYGSRAAAGVILITTKRAKQNQFSFDYNYEYAIDKPTAQPKNGDVIDWMNIQNEVKWNDGASDPYSQYSQETINSWLSNNATDPWHYPNTDWVDLLLKKTTSHEQHTLSVTGGTEKLRTKSTFNYQKGNGYYMNKSYERFSGRINNDYQITDWLSANFDLDFSKSTSVSPSQINAIYWAYLIAPYYPAFWEDGRYADTKDGGNALAALEQGRTNDVDYYKFGGKAQFDVTPMEGLKLTAIFAPRYTFTKGKRFTRAVPLYYENGSTIFMQSHRVTSLDESRNDNNSFTYQFYGNYQKKLGDHSFSAMVGYEGFSYKWENLGASRTNYLLDTYPYLNIGPEDYQYNSGKAGHNAYQSVFGRLMYSFRNKYMLQGNVRSDGSSRFSKDYRWGTFYSASAGWVMSEESWFKNDVVDYLKLRGSVGQLGNERIGSEFPYQAAMNFGNSYMYDKASSTVTAVQNAAQYYYAFEDITWETTTTYGGGLDFHLFENRLRFAGDYYYKKTSNMLLELGFPSYAGFSAPQQNAGDMHTRGWDLELSWADNLGDFWYNVSANLSDYRSKMGYLGDKRTINGNQIYEEGSYFNEWFMYKTDGLFQTDADLYDAEGNKYPTLTANDKAGNIKYVDTDGNGTINSDDKVLLGNSLPEYLYGGNIAMGWKGFDFNLSFQGIGHQRVLFNSAWIQPLKEQWGAVPELLLGDYWSQHNTEEQNLEAKYPRLTYTNTTNTYSGSDYWLFNGGYFRVKNITLGYTLPNDLMRKVKVKDMRLYLSVNDLPAISNFPNGWDPEVGSSSDFISTSFILGVNVKF, translated from the coding sequence ATGAAACTAACTAGCTTTTTGATATTTTTTGCTGTAGCCCAGGTTTTTGCGCTAAATACCTATGCGCAATCAGCCCGATTGTCACTTGATATGAAGGGTGTTACAGTTAAAGATGTCCTGTTTGAAATCGAAGAAAGTAGCGAATTTTACTTCATTTACAGCAACAAACTTATTGATGTTGAAAGGAAACTTGATGTAAATGTGAACAATGAAAAAATTGAACATGTTCTGGATCAAATCTTTGAAGGTGAAAATGTAAAATATACAATCAACGATCGCCAAATCATACTTCGACCTGAAGGAATGCAACTCTTGAAATCAGGAGATATTTTTAGGCAAGCTCAAACAGTTACGGGTGTTGTAAAATCTGAAACCGGAGAAACCCTTCCCGGAGTTACTGTTCTGATTAAAGGTACAACGGTTGGTACAATTACCGACGTTGATGGAAAATATACGATAAATGTTGAAAACAAGACGCAAGTGCTGGTATTCTCATTTGTTGGGATGGCGAGCCAGGAAATTGTGGTTGGCGACCAAACTGAAATTTCGGTAGTAATGCAATCGGAATCTATCGGAATTGACGAAGTAGTAGCAATTGGTTACGGAACCATTAAAAAGAGCGACCTTACCGGTGCTGTTGCAAGTGTACAGGGCGACAATCTGGCGAAACGTTCAACCCAACAGCTTTCAACTGCTATGCAGGGACAAATGGCAGGTGTGCAAATTACCCGTTCTTCCGGAGCTCCCGGTGCTTCAGCAACAGTTCGCGTGCGTGGTATTACAACTCTTTCAAATAACGATCCTTTGGTGATTGTTGATGGTGTTCCATCGTCGCTAAATGATGTTGTAACTGCCGACGTGGAAACCATGACTGTATTAAAAGATGCAGCATCGGCAGCAATTTACGGTTCGCGTGCCGCAGCAGGGGTTATTCTTATCACCACAAAACGTGCGAAACAAAATCAATTCTCGTTCGATTACAATTACGAATACGCCATTGATAAGCCAACAGCGCAACCTAAGAATGGCGACGTTATCGACTGGATGAATATACAAAACGAAGTAAAGTGGAACGATGGTGCTTCTGATCCTTATTCGCAATATTCGCAGGAAACCATTAATTCGTGGCTCAGCAATAATGCAACCGATCCGTGGCATTACCCAAATACCGATTGGGTTGACTTACTGCTTAAAAAAACAACTTCGCACGAGCAGCACACTTTGAGTGTTACCGGAGGTACCGAGAAACTGCGTACTAAATCCACTTTTAACTATCAGAAAGGTAACGGCTATTACATGAATAAGTCTTACGAACGTTTTTCAGGCCGTATTAACAACGACTATCAGATTACAGATTGGTTAAGTGCAAATTTCGACCTCGATTTCTCAAAATCAACTTCGGTTTCTCCATCTCAGATAAATGCAATTTACTGGGCATATTTAATTGCGCCTTATTACCCGGCTTTCTGGGAAGATGGTCGTTATGCCGACACAAAAGACGGCGGTAACGCGCTGGCCGCACTCGAGCAAGGAAGAACAAACGATGTTGATTATTATAAATTTGGTGGAAAGGCGCAATTCGACGTTACTCCGATGGAGGGCCTTAAACTGACAGCCATTTTTGCACCACGTTATACCTTTACAAAAGGCAAACGATTCACTCGTGCCGTTCCTCTGTACTACGAAAACGGATCTACTATCTTCATGCAGTCGCACCGCGTTACCAGTCTGGATGAATCACGTAACGACAATAATAGCTTCACCTACCAGTTCTACGGCAATTATCAAAAGAAACTGGGCGACCACTCGTTTAGTGCAATGGTGGGTTATGAGGGCTTTTCGTACAAGTGGGAAAATCTTGGCGCTTCGCGTACCAATTACCTGCTCGATACTTATCCCTACTTAAATATTGGTCCTGAAGATTACCAGTATAATTCAGGCAAAGCCGGGCACAACGCCTATCAATCAGTATTCGGACGTTTGATGTATTCTTTCAGAAACAAATACATGCTTCAGGGGAATGTTCGTAGCGACGGTTCATCGCGCTTTTCGAAAGATTACCGTTGGGGTACTTTCTACTCTGCCTCAGCTGGTTGGGTAATGTCGGAAGAATCGTGGTTTAAAAATGATGTGGTTGATTATCTGAAATTGCGTGGTTCTGTTGGTCAGCTTGGAAACGAGCGAATTGGTTCGGAATTTCCTTACCAGGCAGCAATGAACTTTGGCAATAGTTACATGTACGACAAAGCAAGCAGTACTGTAACTGCTGTACAGAATGCCGCTCAATATTATTATGCATTCGAAGATATTACCTGGGAAACTACCACAACATACGGTGGTGGCCTCGACTTTCATTTATTCGAGAACCGCTTGCGTTTTGCCGGTGATTATTATTACAAAAAAACAAGCAACATGTTGCTAGAGCTCGGATTTCCGTCGTATGCCGGATTTTCAGCACCACAACAAAATGCAGGCGATATGCATACAAGAGGATGGGATCTGGAGTTAAGCTGGGCCGACAATTTAGGCGATTTCTGGTACAATGTTTCAGCAAACCTTTCAGACTATCGCTCTAAAATGGGTTACCTGGGAGACAAACGTACCATTAATGGTAACCAAATTTATGAAGAAGGATCGTACTTTAATGAGTGGTTTATGTATAAAACAGACGGACTTTTCCAGACCGATGCTGACTTGTACGATGCCGAAGGCAATAAATATCCAACACTTACTGCAAATGATAAAGCCGGAAATATTAAGTATGTTGATACGGATGGAAACGGTACCATAAATTCAGATGACAAGGTGCTTCTTGGTAACTCGCTACCTGAATATTTGTATGGTGGTAACATTGCAATGGGTTGGAAAGGATTCGACTTCAATCTTTCATTTCAAGGTATTGGCCACCAACGCGTATTGTTCAACTCGGCATGGATTCAGCCGCTAAAAGAACAATGGGGTGCTGTTCCTGAACTTCTTTTGGGCGACTACTGGAGCCAGCACAATACCGAAGAGCAAAACCTCGAAGCCAAATATCCACGACTAACCT
- a CDS encoding rhamnogalacturonan acetylesterase — MIRILSLLLFFAFLFACTPAEKETPTRKPTIFIIGDSTVKNGRGDGSGGLWGWGDPLVQYFDTSGINIENHALGGTSSRTYRSKGLWDAVFRKLQPGDYLLIQFGHNDNGPINDDFRARGTIKGFSDATEEIDNMLTGVHEVVHTYGWYIRQYIAEAKSKGVTPVVMSPIPRNDWENGKVPRNDTTYGYWAKEVATLEEVQFINLNEKMAAAMEVMGEDSVTGNYFFKRDHTHTSAKGAILSASLIVEGLQEADECNLKEYLLENPVIQFPVKKKVLIIGDSTVANGNNSIVGWGRELSAFMDTSRITVVNRARGGRSSRTFLYEGLWQKALDELSPNDFLLIQFGHNDGGNIDKAKFRGSLKGIGDETQEITRPDSTTEVVHTYGWYMKKYIAEAKAKGVEVIVLSQIPRNEWPDDKVERVANSYGGWAKEAAETKGALFLDLNEAIAVKYELMGPKKVKAFFPGDHTHTNAEGAEFNAQTLAELIGNCQDCTLRYYVNLTN, encoded by the coding sequence ATGATACGCATTCTCAGTTTACTACTATTTTTCGCTTTCCTGTTTGCCTGCACCCCGGCAGAAAAAGAAACTCCTACCCGGAAACCAACTATTTTTATTATTGGAGATTCAACCGTTAAAAATGGCAGAGGCGACGGTTCCGGAGGTTTATGGGGCTGGGGCGATCCGCTTGTTCAGTATTTTGATACCTCCGGAATTAACATCGAAAACCATGCGCTGGGTGGTACAAGTAGCAGAACATACCGAAGTAAAGGTTTGTGGGATGCTGTATTCAGAAAACTTCAACCCGGAGATTATTTGCTTATCCAGTTCGGGCACAACGACAATGGCCCTATTAACGATGACTTTAGAGCGCGTGGTACAATTAAAGGATTTAGCGATGCCACCGAAGAAATAGACAACATGCTTACAGGCGTTCACGAAGTAGTGCACACTTATGGTTGGTACATCAGGCAATACATTGCTGAAGCCAAAAGCAAAGGAGTTACACCTGTTGTAATGTCGCCCATTCCGCGCAACGACTGGGAAAACGGCAAAGTGCCACGAAACGACACAACGTATGGATACTGGGCAAAAGAAGTGGCTACTTTGGAAGAAGTTCAGTTTATTAATCTAAATGAAAAAATGGCTGCAGCCATGGAAGTAATGGGTGAAGATTCGGTTACCGGAAACTACTTTTTTAAACGCGACCACACGCACACTTCTGCTAAAGGAGCCATTCTTTCTGCGTCGTTGATTGTTGAAGGACTGCAGGAAGCAGACGAGTGTAATTTGAAAGAATACCTGCTTGAGAATCCCGTGATTCAGTTCCCGGTGAAGAAAAAAGTTTTGATAATTGGCGATTCAACTGTTGCAAACGGCAATAACAGCATCGTAGGCTGGGGACGCGAACTTTCAGCATTTATGGATACCAGCCGAATAACTGTTGTTAACAGGGCACGTGGCGGAAGAAGCAGCCGTACATTTTTATACGAAGGTTTGTGGCAAAAAGCACTGGACGAACTCAGTCCGAATGATTTTCTTCTCATCCAGTTTGGCCACAACGACGGTGGCAACATCGACAAAGCCAAATTCCGTGGTTCGCTTAAAGGTATTGGCGACGAAACACAGGAAATTACACGACCCGACAGTACCACCGAAGTGGTTCACACCTATGGCTGGTACATGAAAAAATACATTGCCGAAGCAAAGGCAAAAGGAGTGGAAGTAATTGTTTTGAGCCAGATTCCCAGAAATGAATGGCCTGATGACAAAGTAGAACGTGTGGCGAACAGTTACGGTGGCTGGGCAAAAGAAGCAGCTGAAACCAAAGGTGCTTTATTTCTGGATTTGAATGAAGCCATTGCCGTCAAATACGAATTAATGGGACCGAAAAAAGTAAAAGCATTTTTCCCGGGCGATCATACACATACCAACGCGGAAGGAGCTGAATTTAATGCACAAACACTGGCCGAACTTATCGGGAACTGCCAGGATTGTACCCTTCGTTACTATGTGAATCTAACCAACTAA
- a CDS encoding sigma-70 family RNA polymerase sigma factor, producing the protein MTKTESDLRVWQSFRKGNKDAFQKIYFNHYRFLYNYCRKFTSDTSLVEDLIQDLFINILVRKDNLSDTDNIRMYLLCSIRRSLFKTLNEKENKVTDLFDPLNPAFRFDEGIEPNFGESEEENKTLKIIYKSVNNLGARQKEIIYMKYFSGLNNKEIAEVLGVSYQTVRNTLCTALKNIRKDFDNEQPKGKLMVLLHLFQKME; encoded by the coding sequence TTGACTAAAACAGAGAGCGATCTAAGAGTTTGGCAAAGTTTCAGAAAAGGAAACAAAGATGCTTTTCAGAAAATCTATTTTAATCATTATAGGTTTTTGTATAACTATTGCCGAAAATTTACTTCCGACACTTCGCTGGTAGAAGATCTGATTCAGGATCTTTTCATCAATATTCTGGTACGAAAAGACAATTTAAGCGATACTGACAACATACGTATGTACTTGCTGTGCTCAATTCGCAGAAGCCTGTTTAAAACGCTGAATGAAAAAGAGAACAAAGTTACAGATCTGTTCGATCCATTAAATCCGGCATTTCGGTTTGACGAAGGAATTGAACCCAATTTTGGCGAAAGTGAAGAAGAAAATAAAACGCTGAAAATTATTTATAAGTCGGTAAATAATCTTGGTGCCCGCCAAAAAGAGATTATTTATATGAAATATTTTTCAGGCCTAAACAATAAGGAAATTGCCGAAGTACTGGGCGTTTCATACCAAACGGTAAGAAATACTTTGTGTACCGCTTTAAAAAATATAAGAAAAGACTTTGATAATGAACAACCGAAAGGGAAATTGATGGTATTACTTCATTTATTTCAAAAAATGGAATAG
- a CDS encoding FecR domain-containing protein, whose protein sequence is MQKKYIHSDDFLYSENYNEYILENSPRQQKKWKAYFKEFPETEEAANKASKIILSLLSMDDHTSQKEISDDKLHKQFEETWDKYRGQKSKNVFLRTSKVIYQTVGVAAAVVFLMLSFSFIRNYISDRNHQPEYFEIYVPTAEQSRLTLPDGTRVWVNSETEIKYSNQFNTKERNIILSGEAYFEVAHNEDLPFYVVAHGARVKVTGTKFNVKGYTEDSKVETVLVEGRVELSRLGDKSGSSIELIPGDKAILNLKDSKVSISREDVMDDVAWKDGKLVFRNIPLQEVCKTLERHFDADILLAGDAGNLYNHPFTFTIENETLPMVLEYLCKAAPLMYSTKYIDEDGENGIEKIEYIVSAR, encoded by the coding sequence ATGCAAAAGAAATACATACATTCCGACGACTTTCTGTATAGTGAGAACTACAACGAGTACATACTTGAAAATTCGCCGAGACAGCAAAAAAAGTGGAAAGCTTATTTTAAAGAGTTTCCGGAGACAGAAGAAGCGGCAAACAAAGCTTCAAAAATTATTCTTAGTTTGCTCTCAATGGACGATCATACCTCCCAAAAAGAAATATCAGACGACAAACTACACAAACAATTTGAAGAAACCTGGGATAAATACAGGGGGCAAAAATCAAAAAACGTTTTTCTGAGAACTTCAAAAGTAATCTACCAAACAGTTGGAGTTGCTGCTGCGGTAGTTTTTTTGATGCTTTCATTTTCATTTATTCGAAATTATATAAGCGATAGAAACCACCAGCCTGAGTATTTCGAAATATATGTTCCAACTGCCGAACAAAGTCGTTTGACCCTACCCGATGGTACCAGAGTTTGGGTGAACTCAGAAACTGAAATAAAATACTCGAACCAGTTTAATACAAAAGAACGCAATATTATTCTTTCGGGAGAAGCATATTTTGAAGTTGCCCATAACGAAGATTTACCTTTTTATGTTGTGGCCCATGGGGCCCGGGTAAAAGTAACCGGTACAAAATTTAATGTAAAAGGATACACTGAAGACAGCAAGGTTGAGACCGTTTTGGTTGAAGGAAGAGTTGAGCTGAGCAGATTAGGTGATAAGTCGGGAAGTAGCATAGAATTGATTCCGGGTGATAAGGCAATTTTAAATCTGAAAGATAGTAAAGTGTCAATTTCGCGCGAGGATGTGATGGACGATGTAGCCTGGAAAGATGGTAAACTCGTATTTCGGAATATTCCTTTGCAGGAGGTTTGCAAAACACTGGAGCGACATTTTGATGCCGACATTCTGTTAGCCGGAGATGCCGGGAATTTGTACAATCACCCTTTCACTTTTACTATCGAGAACGAAACATTACCAATGGTGCTGGAATATTTGTGTAAAGCAGCACCATTAATGTACAGTACAAAGTATATTGACGAAGATGGGGAAAATGGCATTGAAAAGATTGAATACATTGTGAGTGCCAGGTAG